From one Gracilibacillus salinarum genomic stretch:
- the qcrB gene encoding menaquinol-cytochrome c reductase cytochrome b subunit: MLQKVYDWIDERVDITPIWRDIADHEVPEHVNPAHHFSAFVYCFGGLTFFVTVIQILSGMFLTMYYVPDIENAWRSVYYLQTEVAHGQIVRGMHHWGASVVIVMLFLHTLRVFFQGAYKKPRELNWMVGVLIFFVMLALGLTGYLLPWDNKAYFATVVTLQIVEGVPFIGEFAKTLLNGDPSIVGAQTLARFFAIHVFFLPAALFVLMAVHFIMIRKQGISGPL; the protein is encoded by the coding sequence ATGTTACAGAAAGTTTATGACTGGATTGATGAACGTGTAGATATTACTCCGATCTGGCGTGACATAGCAGACCACGAAGTACCGGAGCATGTAAACCCTGCACATCACTTTTCAGCTTTTGTATATTGTTTTGGCGGGTTAACTTTCTTTGTTACAGTAATTCAAATCTTATCAGGTATGTTCTTGACGATGTACTATGTTCCTGATATTGAAAATGCATGGCGTTCTGTTTATTATTTACAAACAGAGGTGGCGCATGGCCAGATTGTACGAGGAATGCACCACTGGGGAGCTAGTGTAGTTATAGTAATGTTATTTTTACATACGTTGCGTGTTTTCTTCCAAGGGGCTTATAAGAAGCCACGTGAGTTAAACTGGATGGTAGGAGTATTGATTTTCTTCGTTATGCTTGCTCTAGGTTTAACCGGTTACTTATTACCATGGGATAACAAAGCTTATTTTGCAACAGTTGTTACGCTTCAAATTGTGGAAGGGGTTCCTTTTATCGGTGAATTTGCTAAAACGCTTTTAAATGGTGATCCATCCATTGTCGGTGCACAAACACTCGCAAGATTCTTTGCCATTCATGTATTTTTCTTGCCAGCTGCTTTATTTGTATTGATGGCTGTGCACTTTATAATGATCCGAAAACAAGGTATTTCTGGTCCATTGTAG
- the dapB gene encoding 4-hydroxy-tetrahydrodipicolinate reductase has translation MSKVKVIVAGPRGKMGSEALRMIEKQDDLELVACLDHKFEGKKINEFEDLPNFDVDIYTDIEQCFQAVEADVLVDLTTPEFGYLHTKTAIQYGIRPVVGTTGFSDEQLQELTDLAEEKGIGVIIAPNFALGAVLMMQFAKWAAKYFPDVEIIEKHHDRKLDAPSGTAVKTAQLIQEERESKTQGHPDEKETIQGARGADVDGMKIHSMRLPGLVAHQEVVFGSAGENLTIKHDSFHRESFMTGVKLAIDHVMKLDLLVYGLENILE, from the coding sequence ATGAGTAAAGTAAAAGTTATTGTTGCCGGCCCACGTGGAAAAATGGGCAGTGAAGCATTACGTATGATCGAAAAACAGGATGATTTAGAATTAGTTGCTTGCTTAGATCATAAATTTGAAGGTAAGAAAATTAATGAATTCGAAGATTTACCCAATTTCGATGTAGACATTTACACAGATATTGAGCAATGTTTTCAAGCGGTTGAAGCCGATGTGTTAGTTGATCTTACGACACCGGAATTTGGCTATTTACATACAAAAACAGCAATTCAATACGGAATCAGACCTGTTGTAGGAACAACAGGATTTAGTGACGAACAACTTCAAGAATTAACGGATTTGGCAGAAGAGAAAGGAATCGGTGTCATTATCGCACCTAACTTTGCTTTAGGGGCTGTATTAATGATGCAGTTTGCCAAATGGGCAGCGAAATACTTTCCGGATGTTGAAATTATCGAAAAGCATCACGATCGTAAATTAGATGCTCCTTCTGGAACAGCAGTGAAGACAGCGCAATTGATTCAAGAAGAGAGGGAATCCAAAACGCAAGGACATCCTGATGAGAAAGAAACGATTCAGGGAGCACGAGGAGCAGATGTGGATGGCATGAAAATTCACAGTATGCGGTTACCTGGTCTTGTAGCACATCAGGAAGTTGTATTTGGTTCAGCGGGTGAGAACTTAACCATTAAACATGATTCCTTTCATCGTGAATCTTTCATGACAGGTGTGAAGCTTGCCATTGATCATGTCATGAAGTTGGATCTGCTTGTTTATGGATTGGAGAACATTTTAGAATAG
- a CDS encoding DUF1405 domain-containing protein: MMRKFLFHPNMIALLFIVNLFGTIYGYFWYGNQLADTPIPFLLFVPDSPTASLFFTIFLFFILKGKNVPLIEALAFTTLVKYGIWAVIMNILTLIVTGDLSWQGYMLIASHGAMAIQAFLYAPLYKIRLVHLTIAGIWLLHNEMIDYVYGMMPVYGSLSDYQTHIGYFTFWLSVVTILTVYYWSVHRKGQNYKLAR; encoded by the coding sequence ATGATGAGAAAATTTTTGTTTCATCCAAATATGATAGCTTTGTTATTCATTGTTAATTTATTTGGTACAATCTATGGATACTTTTGGTACGGAAATCAGCTGGCAGATACACCTATTCCATTCCTGTTATTTGTTCCTGACAGTCCGACAGCAAGTTTATTCTTCACTATTTTCTTGTTTTTTATTTTGAAGGGAAAAAATGTCCCGCTGATTGAAGCACTCGCCTTTACCACTTTAGTGAAATATGGGATATGGGCAGTGATTATGAACATTTTGACATTAATCGTTACAGGTGATTTAAGCTGGCAAGGATATATGTTGATTGCATCTCATGGCGCTATGGCTATTCAGGCATTTCTGTATGCACCACTATATAAAATAAGATTAGTCCATTTAACCATTGCCGGAATTTGGTTGCTCCATAACGAAATGATTGATTATGTTTATGGGATGATGCCTGTTTATGGCAGTTTATCTGACTACCAAACACATATTGGCTATTTCACGTTTTGGCTATCTGTTGTTACCATTTTAACTGTTTACTATTGGTCTGTTCATCGTAAAGGACAAAATTACAAACTGGCTAGATAG
- the mgsA gene encoding methylglyoxal synthase, with product MKIALIAHDKKKQDIVNFTIAYTEILKQHTLFATGTTGKRISDATGLEIHRFQSGPLGGDQQIGARIADNEMDLVIFFRDPLTAQPHEPDISALMRLSDVYQIPLVTNLGGAEVMIRALDAGFFDWRKLQD from the coding sequence TTGAAAATTGCCTTAATCGCACATGATAAAAAGAAACAAGATATTGTGAATTTTACAATTGCTTATACAGAAATTTTAAAACAGCATACATTATTTGCTACCGGAACTACAGGAAAGAGAATCAGTGATGCTACGGGACTGGAAATTCATCGCTTTCAATCAGGTCCATTAGGTGGTGATCAGCAGATTGGAGCAAGAATTGCCGATAATGAAATGGACTTGGTTATTTTCTTCCGAGATCCTTTAACTGCTCAGCCACATGAGCCAGATATTAGTGCATTGATGCGCCTTAGCGATGTCTATCAGATCCCGTTAGTAACGAATCTTGGTGGGGCAGAAGTCATGATAAGAGCACTAGATGCCGGTTTCTTCGATTGGCGTAAATTACAAGATTAA
- a CDS encoding menaquinol-cytochrome c reductase cytochrome b/c subunit, with translation MKRGKGMKFVGDSRVRADKPKFIPKDYSEYPGRTEAFWPNFLLKEWLVGAVFLVGFLCLTIAHPAPLEKLADPTDTAYVPLPDWYFLFLYQLLKYKFASGAFNVLGSVVIPGLAFGALFLAPFLDRGKERRPHKRPISTGLMLLSIVAIFWLTFEAAHHVDWEAKAENNKPELPEENAVEIDQSDPGYEVYQANSCIQCHGDDLSGGAAAPSLIGTEHGVDEIKDIAVNGIGTMPADQFAGSDEELQQLAEFIVSVNEQAAEGD, from the coding sequence TTGAAACGAGGTAAAGGGATGAAGTTTGTTGGCGATTCACGTGTGCGTGCTGACAAACCGAAGTTTATTCCAAAAGATTATTCAGAGTATCCTGGTAGAACAGAGGCTTTTTGGCCGAACTTCCTGCTTAAAGAATGGTTAGTTGGTGCGGTATTCTTAGTTGGTTTCTTATGTTTAACAATCGCGCACCCTGCTCCATTAGAGAAGTTGGCTGATCCAACAGATACAGCATATGTACCATTACCGGACTGGTACTTCTTATTCTTATATCAATTATTGAAATACAAATTTGCAAGTGGTGCTTTCAACGTCTTAGGTTCCGTTGTTATTCCGGGTCTTGCTTTTGGTGCCTTATTTTTAGCACCTTTCTTAGACCGTGGAAAAGAACGTCGTCCACATAAGCGCCCCATTTCAACAGGATTAATGCTGCTAAGTATTGTGGCAATCTTCTGGCTAACATTTGAAGCTGCTCATCACGTTGATTGGGAAGCAAAAGCAGAAAATAATAAACCTGAGTTACCGGAGGAAAATGCTGTAGAAATTGATCAGTCTGATCCCGGTTATGAGGTTTATCAAGCCAACAGTTGTATTCAGTGTCATGGTGATGATTTATCAGGTGGCGCTGCAGCTCCTTCCTTAATTGGAACGGAGCACGGTGTTGACGAAATCAAAGACATTGCTGTTAATGGTATAGGAACTATGCCAGCAGACCAGTTTGCAGGTTCTGACGAAGAATTACAGCAACTTGCTGAATTTATCGTGTCTGTTAACGAACAGGCTGCAGAAGGTGATTAA
- a CDS encoding nucleotide pyrophosphohydrolase, which translates to MYNKESMENMQQRVDQYISQYKEGYFSPLSLMARFTEEVGELAREVNHQYGEKTKKDSEKDNSIEAELGDLLFVIICFANSQGISLDKAFERTMNKIETRDENRWTRKNSQEDHNE; encoded by the coding sequence ATGTATAATAAAGAAAGTATGGAGAACATGCAGCAACGAGTCGACCAATATATATCCCAATACAAAGAAGGTTATTTTTCACCATTAAGTTTGATGGCTCGATTTACCGAAGAAGTAGGTGAATTAGCCCGTGAAGTCAATCACCAGTATGGTGAAAAAACAAAGAAGGATAGCGAGAAAGACAATTCGATTGAAGCAGAATTAGGAGATTTGCTGTTCGTCATCATTTGCTTTGCTAACTCACAGGGAATCAGCTTGGATAAAGCATTTGAACGTACAATGAATAAAATCGAAACACGAGATGAAAATCGTTGGACAAGGAAAAACAGTCAGGAGGATCACAATGAGTAA
- a CDS encoding sporulation protein YpjB — protein sequence MHIRLMIVFFFSLMIIQAFVHSNVLAQQDARYMYTFERLVQEQRYDVALQLMENNKSTILETAASEKNEYEAVMQQYLESGTEVLQDESASYSEKRMAAQQILILWDAIQNENAPLWTTWKQELDKKMERILAKESVSTEDIEEIAYYVQVISPVAKLHLDDEQYQDYQASISLLTNNQEQSNEKELEETFSHISQLNSDTMNHANAEYTKWLIFIVFGFIFLSLSYVAWAKYRGEAV from the coding sequence GTGCATATTCGCTTGATGATCGTGTTTTTTTTCTCATTAATGATAATACAAGCATTTGTTCATAGTAATGTATTGGCGCAGCAAGATGCGCGATATATGTATACATTCGAAAGGCTGGTACAGGAACAGCGATATGATGTTGCACTGCAATTAATGGAGAATAATAAATCAACGATACTGGAAACTGCTGCTAGTGAAAAGAATGAATATGAAGCAGTCATGCAGCAATATTTGGAAAGTGGAACAGAGGTTTTACAAGACGAGTCAGCAAGTTATAGCGAAAAAAGAATGGCGGCACAACAAATCTTAATTTTGTGGGATGCCATTCAAAACGAAAATGCTCCACTCTGGACAACGTGGAAGCAAGAATTAGATAAAAAAATGGAGCGAATTCTAGCGAAAGAATCTGTTAGTACAGAGGATATCGAAGAAATTGCATACTACGTACAAGTAATTTCTCCAGTAGCCAAATTGCACCTTGATGATGAGCAGTATCAGGATTACCAAGCATCTATCTCTTTGTTGACGAATAATCAAGAGCAATCTAATGAAAAAGAACTAGAGGAGACCTTCTCACACATTTCCCAGCTCAATAGTGATACGATGAATCATGCAAATGCAGAATATACAAAATGGTTAATTTTTATCGTATTCGGTTTTATTTTCCTTAGTTTATCTTATGTAGCATGGGCAAAATATAGAGGAGAAGCAGTATAA
- a CDS encoding zinc metallopeptidase: protein MLGYLIYLVLLIAVPLWAQSKVKNTYKKYSKVMNANRMTGAEVARKILDDNGLFDVRIEETKGTLSDHYDPRKKVVRLSSDNYHGYSAAASAIAAHEVGHAIQDAESYAFLRFRHTLVPIAGLGDKMSFIFIIAGILLGAMNLVLVGVIFMSFAVLFQLVTLPVEFDASNRAMNQLVSTGIIRNNEERQTKKVLNAAALTYVAAALVAVAELIRFASMFFLASDE from the coding sequence ATGCTAGGGTATTTAATATATCTGGTTTTATTAATTGCTGTACCACTTTGGGCTCAATCCAAAGTAAAGAACACTTACAAGAAATATTCAAAAGTAATGAATGCAAATAGGATGACTGGTGCAGAGGTAGCCCGTAAAATATTAGATGATAATGGGTTGTTTGATGTCAGAATTGAAGAAACAAAAGGTACGTTGTCTGATCACTATGACCCTCGTAAGAAGGTCGTACGATTATCGAGCGATAACTATCATGGTTACTCTGCTGCTGCATCTGCGATTGCTGCGCATGAGGTAGGACATGCGATTCAAGACGCTGAATCATATGCGTTCTTACGTTTTCGCCATACATTAGTGCCAATAGCAGGACTTGGTGATAAGATGTCCTTTATTTTTATCATCGCAGGAATCTTATTAGGGGCAATGAACTTAGTACTTGTTGGGGTTATTTTTATGTCATTCGCAGTATTATTCCAACTCGTAACACTTCCAGTTGAGTTCGATGCTTCTAATCGGGCAATGAACCAATTAGTTTCTACTGGTATTATTCGCAATAATGAAGAACGTCAAACGAAAAAAGTATTAAATGCTGCCGCGTTAACATATGTTGCAGCAGCATTGGTTGCTGTAGCGGAGTTAATTCGCTTTGCATCCATGTTTTTCCTTGCGAGCGATGAATAA